In Haliotis asinina isolate JCU_RB_2024 chromosome 15, JCU_Hal_asi_v2, whole genome shotgun sequence, one DNA window encodes the following:
- the LOC137265231 gene encoding carbohydrate sulfotransferase 11-like isoform X3, which produces MVKLWSVWRMPRLCRLHRYTLLTGTVLVTLVLTNICISDVMDARKDGSVHRNEWVPHDWTAQHHNAKHGRYDPTTAEIQKRVKHLQNRCRRMEGNDGVLRRVYVSEGANLAYCPVAKIGTTFWKRVILYLNNDTGSNQVHSPFEIPRSFVHYGNTTNTTVLKRWQINEAILNKYTRIMFTRDPYARLWSAYLDKLYLPDFWKRHAGSIIKTRQNITEDALKCHHDVTFREFLEKVVSGSKIRKNEHWQPVKYRCDPCQFKPNIVGKMETFSDDARYVLEAVGRQWMMESFDYDAYVQEELTTLIDYNFQLRLGRFNHPCLNKTELVRRLWTVFQWNGFLPMSTDATSVIEQLTKLPTITRKVFTAFVLDIYFSASKTERRSWKGQRQQALTAAYRHIPISVLKSVMDLFKEDFEDFGYSNIPPGFERAAL; this is translated from the exons ATGGTGAAGCTGTGGTCTGTATGGAGGATGCCAAGGTTATGTCGTCTCCATCGATACACTCTCCTGACCGGAACTGTtctagtaaccctggttctcaCGAACATCTGTATTTCTGACG TCATGGATGCACGAAAAGACGGGTCAGTTCATAGAAACGAATGGGTTCCACACGACTGGACCGCACAGCATCACAACGCAAAGCATGGGCGATATGATCCGACTACAGCAGAGATACAGAAGCGCGTGAAACACCTCCAGAACAGATGCAGACGGATGGAAGGAAATGATGGGGTGCTGCGGAGGGTATATGTGAGTGAAGGAGCGAATCTGGCTTATTGTCCTGTAGCTAAAATAGGCACGACTTTCTGGAAGAGAGTGATTCTGTATTTGAACAATGACACGGGCTCAAACCAAGTCCACAGTCCTTTTGAAATACCTCGATCGTTTGTTCATTATGGGAATACAACAAACACAACGGTATTAAAGAGGTGGCAAATCAACGAAGCTATTCTCAACAAGTACACTCGCATAATGTTTACAAGGGACCCATATGCACGACTCTGGTCAGCTTATCTAGACAAATTGTATCTGCCAGATTTCTGGAAGAGACACGCGGGTAGCATCATTAAAACACGACAAAATATTACCGAGGATGCTTTGAAATGCCATCATGATGTCACGTTTCGGGAGTTTCTGGAAAAAGTTGTTTCGGGTTCCAAAATACGTAAAAATGAGCACTGGCAACCAGTCAAGTATAGATGCGATCCGTGTCAGTTCAAGCCAAACATAGTGGGTAAGATGGAGACATTCAGCGATGATGCCAGGTATGTTTTAGAGGCAGTTGGTCGTCAGTGGATGATGGAATCGTTTGACTACGATGCATATGTACAGGAGGAACTCACTACTCTCATCGACTATAATTTTCAGTTGAGGCTGGGAAGGTTTAATCACCCGTGTTTAAATAAGACCGAACTCGTTAGACGACTATGGACTGTGTTCCAATGGAATGGCTTCCTTCCGATGTCAACAGACGCTACATCAGTTATTGAACAGCTGACAAAATTGCCCACTATCACCAGAAAGGTGTTTACAGCTTTTGTGCTAGACATATATTTCTCGGCATCTAAAACTGAGAGGAGGAGCTGGAAGGGTCAGAGACAACAAGCACTGACTGCTGCCTACAGACACATTCCCATTTCCGTGTTGAAATCTGTCATGGACCTGTTTAAGGAGGATTTTGAAGACTTTGGATATAGTAATATACCTCCTGGGTTTGAGCGGGCTGCCTTGTAG
- the LOC137265231 gene encoding carbohydrate sulfotransferase 11-like isoform X2 — MCRASVDGMVKLWSVWRMPRLCRLHRYTLLTGTVLVTLVLTNICISDVMDARKDGSVHRNEWVPHDWTAQHHNAKHGRYDPTTAEIQKRVKHLQNRCRRMEGNDGVLRRVYVSEGANLAYCPVAKIGTTFWKRVILYLNNDTGSNQVHSPFEIPRSFVHYGNTTNTTVLKRWQINEAILNKYTRIMFTRDPYARLWSAYLDKLYLPDFWKRHAGSIIKTRQNITEDALKCHHDVTFREFLEKVVSGSKIRKNEHWQPVKYRCDPCQFKPNIVGKMETFSDDARYVLEAVGRQWMMESFDYDAYVQEELTTLIDYNFQLRLGRFNHPCLNKTELVRRLWTVFQWNGFLPMSTDATSVIEQLTKLPTITRKVFTAFVLDIYFSASKTERRSWKGQRQQALTAAYRHIPISVLKSVMDLFKEDFEDFGYSNIPPGFERAAL, encoded by the exons ATGTGCAG AGCCAGTGTAGACGGGATGGTGAAGCTGTGGTCTGTATGGAGGATGCCAAGGTTATGTCGTCTCCATCGATACACTCTCCTGACCGGAACTGTtctagtaaccctggttctcaCGAACATCTGTATTTCTGACG TCATGGATGCACGAAAAGACGGGTCAGTTCATAGAAACGAATGGGTTCCACACGACTGGACCGCACAGCATCACAACGCAAAGCATGGGCGATATGATCCGACTACAGCAGAGATACAGAAGCGCGTGAAACACCTCCAGAACAGATGCAGACGGATGGAAGGAAATGATGGGGTGCTGCGGAGGGTATATGTGAGTGAAGGAGCGAATCTGGCTTATTGTCCTGTAGCTAAAATAGGCACGACTTTCTGGAAGAGAGTGATTCTGTATTTGAACAATGACACGGGCTCAAACCAAGTCCACAGTCCTTTTGAAATACCTCGATCGTTTGTTCATTATGGGAATACAACAAACACAACGGTATTAAAGAGGTGGCAAATCAACGAAGCTATTCTCAACAAGTACACTCGCATAATGTTTACAAGGGACCCATATGCACGACTCTGGTCAGCTTATCTAGACAAATTGTATCTGCCAGATTTCTGGAAGAGACACGCGGGTAGCATCATTAAAACACGACAAAATATTACCGAGGATGCTTTGAAATGCCATCATGATGTCACGTTTCGGGAGTTTCTGGAAAAAGTTGTTTCGGGTTCCAAAATACGTAAAAATGAGCACTGGCAACCAGTCAAGTATAGATGCGATCCGTGTCAGTTCAAGCCAAACATAGTGGGTAAGATGGAGACATTCAGCGATGATGCCAGGTATGTTTTAGAGGCAGTTGGTCGTCAGTGGATGATGGAATCGTTTGACTACGATGCATATGTACAGGAGGAACTCACTACTCTCATCGACTATAATTTTCAGTTGAGGCTGGGAAGGTTTAATCACCCGTGTTTAAATAAGACCGAACTCGTTAGACGACTATGGACTGTGTTCCAATGGAATGGCTTCCTTCCGATGTCAACAGACGCTACATCAGTTATTGAACAGCTGACAAAATTGCCCACTATCACCAGAAAGGTGTTTACAGCTTTTGTGCTAGACATATATTTCTCGGCATCTAAAACTGAGAGGAGGAGCTGGAAGGGTCAGAGACAACAAGCACTGACTGCTGCCTACAGACACATTCCCATTTCCGTGTTGAAATCTGTCATGGACCTGTTTAAGGAGGATTTTGAAGACTTTGGATATAGTAATATACCTCCTGGGTTTGAGCGGGCTGCCTTGTAG
- the LOC137265231 gene encoding carbohydrate sulfotransferase 11-like isoform X1, which translates to MSIAQPDLSTNSENVASVDGMVKLWSVWRMPRLCRLHRYTLLTGTVLVTLVLTNICISDVMDARKDGSVHRNEWVPHDWTAQHHNAKHGRYDPTTAEIQKRVKHLQNRCRRMEGNDGVLRRVYVSEGANLAYCPVAKIGTTFWKRVILYLNNDTGSNQVHSPFEIPRSFVHYGNTTNTTVLKRWQINEAILNKYTRIMFTRDPYARLWSAYLDKLYLPDFWKRHAGSIIKTRQNITEDALKCHHDVTFREFLEKVVSGSKIRKNEHWQPVKYRCDPCQFKPNIVGKMETFSDDARYVLEAVGRQWMMESFDYDAYVQEELTTLIDYNFQLRLGRFNHPCLNKTELVRRLWTVFQWNGFLPMSTDATSVIEQLTKLPTITRKVFTAFVLDIYFSASKTERRSWKGQRQQALTAAYRHIPISVLKSVMDLFKEDFEDFGYSNIPPGFERAAL; encoded by the exons AGCCAGTGTAGACGGGATGGTGAAGCTGTGGTCTGTATGGAGGATGCCAAGGTTATGTCGTCTCCATCGATACACTCTCCTGACCGGAACTGTtctagtaaccctggttctcaCGAACATCTGTATTTCTGACG TCATGGATGCACGAAAAGACGGGTCAGTTCATAGAAACGAATGGGTTCCACACGACTGGACCGCACAGCATCACAACGCAAAGCATGGGCGATATGATCCGACTACAGCAGAGATACAGAAGCGCGTGAAACACCTCCAGAACAGATGCAGACGGATGGAAGGAAATGATGGGGTGCTGCGGAGGGTATATGTGAGTGAAGGAGCGAATCTGGCTTATTGTCCTGTAGCTAAAATAGGCACGACTTTCTGGAAGAGAGTGATTCTGTATTTGAACAATGACACGGGCTCAAACCAAGTCCACAGTCCTTTTGAAATACCTCGATCGTTTGTTCATTATGGGAATACAACAAACACAACGGTATTAAAGAGGTGGCAAATCAACGAAGCTATTCTCAACAAGTACACTCGCATAATGTTTACAAGGGACCCATATGCACGACTCTGGTCAGCTTATCTAGACAAATTGTATCTGCCAGATTTCTGGAAGAGACACGCGGGTAGCATCATTAAAACACGACAAAATATTACCGAGGATGCTTTGAAATGCCATCATGATGTCACGTTTCGGGAGTTTCTGGAAAAAGTTGTTTCGGGTTCCAAAATACGTAAAAATGAGCACTGGCAACCAGTCAAGTATAGATGCGATCCGTGTCAGTTCAAGCCAAACATAGTGGGTAAGATGGAGACATTCAGCGATGATGCCAGGTATGTTTTAGAGGCAGTTGGTCGTCAGTGGATGATGGAATCGTTTGACTACGATGCATATGTACAGGAGGAACTCACTACTCTCATCGACTATAATTTTCAGTTGAGGCTGGGAAGGTTTAATCACCCGTGTTTAAATAAGACCGAACTCGTTAGACGACTATGGACTGTGTTCCAATGGAATGGCTTCCTTCCGATGTCAACAGACGCTACATCAGTTATTGAACAGCTGACAAAATTGCCCACTATCACCAGAAAGGTGTTTACAGCTTTTGTGCTAGACATATATTTCTCGGCATCTAAAACTGAGAGGAGGAGCTGGAAGGGTCAGAGACAACAAGCACTGACTGCTGCCTACAGACACATTCCCATTTCCGTGTTGAAATCTGTCATGGACCTGTTTAAGGAGGATTTTGAAGACTTTGGATATAGTAATATACCTCCTGGGTTTGAGCGGGCTGCCTTGTAG